From the genome of Nostoc punctiforme PCC 73102, one region includes:
- a CDS encoding GAF domain-containing protein produces the protein MEFLTNQVSQTQEILLHRIASRIRQSLELQEILSATVAEVRSFLGTDRIKIYQFQADGHGLVIAESIQEDRLPPLLGLNFPADDIPPYARELFVRARQRCIVDLTTQEIGISPLDCPETGKPLEQQDIRYRPVDPCHLEYLTAMGVKSSVVVPIVLKNQETGKDSSPNVMESSQLWGLLVSHHSQARVVTQQELLLIQSVVDQVAIAISQSILLTQVREQARQEAIINKVTEQLHSTPVAQLQTALEETVAAFNGSGGRLYLLPDDEQTAKLYTFGLQPNQLDIGQEQTPSPLTQELSLVDRAWVSPMERNNEVLLLANLREGSDVLRKGRPIEEHRLWQKYLFASICPPENLENPSHKSWSVNWMRAIYALTPPVNELSYDSNLWAIADLYKEPLLRSVAPCFQTTQVRGLLIVPLQHGSTIVGCLTIFRDEVDIETIWAGCVDTDSRQLMPRQSFAAWRELRTGQAQQWSESEIKLAQALGERFATAVKQHRLYEQVQALNANLEQQVRDRTLELQQTNTDLQHSTIELQRSVERQQALARIIANMRQSLDVTTIFRTTTQEVCQLLECDRLSVYRFNADWGGEFVGDYETANPRWGRSIKLGVGMVWDDTYLQETQGGRYRNNETFVVDDIHSQGFTQCHIEILEQFHVQAFMIAPIFVGQELWGLLGAYQHSSTRHWQASEIEFFTQIATQLGVALQQAEYLEQVRAQTRKLALVAEQQQTLASVITKIRESLDLNAIFETTTQELRRVLNCDRVVIFRFYSESNYDGGEVIAEDVAERFLSTLTAKVYDRCLGQEHIEKFCQGYVHAVTDIYNSELNECYVSMLSRFQVRANLVIPMLKQGQLWGLLGIHQCQKSREWQDSEIEFVRQIAAQLGVALQHVVLLNQTQQQAIQLAQALEHLQQTQAHLLHSEKMSSLGLLVAGVAHEINNPVNFISGNLSHLHEYTQSLIKMLNIYQQIYPQPHPEIEKQAILSDLEFIAEDLPKLFSSLKIGAERIGEIVLSLRNFSRLDQAQVKPVDIHEGLDSTLLILQHRLKANSLHLGIEIVKQYASLPLIECFAGQLNQVFMNLLANAIDAVEEPCRQPAKSDKDKHYPRITIKTQLIANDWVQIYIKDNGVGMTKAVQAKLFDPFFTTKPVGQGTGLGLSISYQIVEKHGGKLQCLSQPGEGAQFVIEIPIKQSERELANVLIDKKESDTDNS, from the coding sequence ATGGAATTCCTCACAAACCAAGTAAGCCAAACTCAAGAAATATTATTGCATCGGATTGCCAGCCGTATTCGACAGTCTTTAGAACTACAAGAAATTTTATCAGCGACGGTTGCAGAAGTGCGCTCATTTTTAGGCACAGATCGCATCAAAATTTATCAGTTTCAAGCGGATGGTCATGGGTTAGTAATTGCTGAATCGATTCAAGAAGATCGTTTACCACCGCTTTTAGGATTAAACTTTCCCGCAGATGACATACCACCTTATGCGCGCGAACTGTTTGTGCGAGCGCGTCAGCGATGTATTGTTGATCTAACAACACAAGAAATTGGGATTAGTCCTCTGGATTGCCCAGAAACAGGTAAACCATTAGAGCAGCAAGATATTCGCTATCGTCCGGTAGATCCTTGCCATCTGGAATATCTGACAGCGATGGGAGTCAAGTCTTCAGTTGTAGTCCCGATTGTTTTAAAAAATCAAGAAACAGGGAAAGACTCATCACCTAATGTGATGGAATCATCTCAATTGTGGGGATTATTAGTATCGCACCATTCCCAAGCGCGAGTCGTGACACAGCAGGAATTATTGTTAATTCAGTCGGTGGTAGATCAAGTAGCAATCGCCATATCGCAATCGATTTTACTGACTCAAGTACGAGAACAAGCCCGTCAAGAAGCAATTATTAACAAAGTTACTGAGCAATTACATAGTACGCCTGTTGCTCAGTTGCAAACTGCCTTGGAAGAAACAGTAGCTGCGTTTAATGGTTCTGGAGGACGACTCTATTTACTACCAGACGACGAACAAACAGCAAAACTCTATACTTTTGGGTTACAGCCTAATCAACTAGATATTGGGCAAGAGCAAACACCAAGCCCTTTGACTCAAGAGCTATCGCTGGTAGATCGGGCATGGGTTTCACCGATGGAAAGAAATAACGAAGTTTTACTCTTAGCAAACTTAAGAGAAGGTTCTGATGTCTTGAGGAAGGGTAGACCTATTGAGGAGCATCGATTATGGCAGAAATATCTGTTTGCAAGTATCTGCCCTCCTGAGAATCTAGAAAACCCCAGTCATAAATCATGGTCAGTGAATTGGATGAGGGCGATTTACGCTTTAACTCCTCCAGTTAACGAACTTAGTTATGACTCGAATTTATGGGCGATTGCGGATCTTTATAAAGAACCGTTATTACGCTCAGTTGCTCCCTGCTTTCAAACAACGCAAGTTCGGGGTTTATTAATTGTACCGCTACAGCACGGTAGTACAATTGTTGGCTGCTTAACTATCTTTCGAGATGAGGTCGATATTGAAACGATTTGGGCAGGCTGTGTGGATACTGATTCTCGTCAACTGATGCCGCGTCAGTCCTTTGCTGCATGGCGAGAACTGAGAACTGGGCAAGCACAGCAGTGGTCTGAGTCGGAAATCAAATTGGCTCAAGCTTTAGGTGAACGCTTTGCCACAGCAGTCAAGCAGCATCGACTTTACGAACAAGTGCAAGCTTTGAATGCCAATCTAGAGCAGCAAGTACGAGATCGGACTTTAGAACTGCAACAGACTAATACCGATTTGCAACACTCAACAATTGAGCTACAGCGTTCAGTTGAACGTCAGCAAGCCCTGGCGCGGATTATTGCTAATATGCGTCAGTCACTCGATGTGACGACTATTTTCCGCACCACCACTCAAGAAGTTTGCCAATTGCTAGAGTGCGATCGCTTAAGTGTCTATCGCTTTAATGCTGACTGGGGAGGTGAATTTGTCGGTGATTATGAAACGGCAAATCCGCGATGGGGACGAAGTATCAAGCTTGGCGTAGGTATGGTATGGGATGATACGTACTTACAGGAAACTCAAGGTGGACGCTATCGTAATAATGAAACTTTTGTCGTTGATGATATACACAGCCAAGGATTTACCCAGTGCCACATTGAGATACTAGAACAATTTCATGTTCAAGCTTTCATGATTGCACCAATTTTTGTCGGGCAAGAACTATGGGGCTTATTAGGAGCATATCAACATTCCAGCACGCGGCATTGGCAAGCTTCAGAAATTGAGTTTTTTACACAAATAGCAACGCAATTGGGAGTGGCATTACAACAAGCCGAATACTTAGAGCAAGTACGAGCGCAAACCAGAAAGTTAGCCCTTGTAGCAGAGCAGCAGCAAACTTTAGCCAGTGTAATTACCAAAATTCGGGAATCGCTAGACTTGAATGCGATTTTTGAAACTACCACTCAAGAACTCCGTCGAGTACTCAATTGCGATCGGGTTGTGATTTTCCGTTTTTATTCCGAATCTAATTATGATGGCGGCGAAGTGATTGCAGAAGATGTTGCAGAGCGTTTCTTATCGACATTAACAGCGAAAGTATACGATCGCTGTTTAGGACAGGAGCATATAGAAAAGTTCTGCCAAGGCTACGTTCATGCCGTGACCGATATTTATAACAGTGAGTTAAATGAGTGTTATGTTTCAATGCTATCTCGTTTCCAAGTTAGAGCGAATTTAGTCATTCCGATGCTCAAGCAAGGGCAGCTATGGGGATTATTAGGTATTCATCAATGTCAAAAATCTCGTGAGTGGCAAGATTCAGAAATCGAATTTGTTCGTCAAATTGCGGCTCAGTTAGGAGTAGCTTTGCAACATGTGGTACTGCTTAACCAGACACAGCAACAAGCGATACAACTTGCTCAGGCACTAGAGCATTTGCAGCAAACTCAAGCTCATCTACTTCATTCTGAAAAAATGTCTTCTTTGGGATTATTAGTAGCAGGAGTTGCCCATGAAATTAATAATCCAGTTAACTTTATCTCTGGCAATCTCAGTCATCTTCATGAATATACGCAAAGCTTAATTAAGATGTTAAATATCTATCAGCAGATATATCCTCAACCTCATCCAGAAATTGAAAAACAAGCAATTTTATCAGACTTAGAATTTATTGCCGAAGATTTGCCGAAACTGTTTTCTTCGCTGAAAATAGGGGCCGAACGAATTGGTGAAATTGTTCTTTCCTTACGAAATTTCTCGCGGCTTGACCAAGCTCAGGTAAAACCTGTGGATATTCATGAGGGACTCGACAGCACTTTATTAATATTGCAGCATCGTCTGAAAGCTAATTCGTTACATTTAGGGATTGAGATTGTCAAACAGTATGCCTCTTTACCGTTGATAGAATGTTTTGCTGGACAACTTAACCAAGTATTTATGAACTTGTTAGCAAATGCGATCGATGCAGTGGAAGAGCCCTGTCGTCAGCCTGCTAAGTCGGATAAAGACAAACACTATCCCCGAATTACTATCAAAACACAACTTATAGCAAATGATTGGGTTCAAATCTACATCAAAGATAACGGAGTTGGCATGACAAAGGCAGTACAGGCGAAGTTATTTGATCCGTTTTTTACCACAAAGCCTGTTGGTCAAGGTACAGGTTTGGGACTCTCAATTAGCTACCAAATTGTAGAAAAGCACGGAGGGAAATTACAGTGCCTGTCCCAACCTGGTGAAGGGGCACAGTTTGTGATTGAAATTCCAATTAAACAATCCGAAAGGGAACTAGCAAACGTACTTATTGATAAAAAAGAAAGTGACACTGATAACTCTTAA
- a CDS encoding EAL and GGDEF domain-containing protein → MYQNQQTQNNLTEKSIFLNEEYLTGCNYPNRNSLPKVKELDNQPKIDWQQILYSLTELSPFPIGIVCLESQQVLFKNELLASFLEIEPSQRFDKIIPSFYDQPTLWAKLVNNLKSGNLIKNCAVEVKKANGDIFKAEISAKVVKYEDKLAALFIFMNSTEHLNEHLKTQHEDFSLTAAVQEIADPIDFTYSRCNLVDVNLSIVSTTNNPNVQSVEKISPLQEPEVDLHLMERAIAASSNGIILTDPNQPDNPIIYVNPAFELITGYCASEVIGRNCRFLQGNDLEQVALQELRSAIQEQRECHVILRNYRKDNFLFWNELYLAPVFDNSGYLTNFIGIQTDITHHLQALEALGKQEEQYRRIVQTATEGIWLLDKDNCTTFVNQQMATMLGYTIEEMLGATLFSFMDSEGLEIANSCLSRRYQGIQEAHDFKFRCQDGSDLWAIISCAPLLDDQGNYAGALGMVTNITDRKLAEAALQESKQRLDGILCSLEDVIWSISADTFETLYLNPAALKVYGYSVSEFFENSNLWFEVIHPEDQQQVHAAIQPLFLTEKQELEYRIVRPDGQVRWLLNRSHLIYNASGLPIRIDGIATDITERKLLEEKLVHNAFYDALTGLPNRILFIDRLEQAIAQMKHNPDDLFAVLFLDLDRFKVVNDSLGHLVGDQLLVTLAQRLQQCLQPDDTVARLGGDEFTILLSHIQTIEDATDIAKHIHQALKPPFNLCGYEVFMTASIGIALGTNKYVQPADLLRDADTALYRAKEQSQAGHIVFDTTMYDRAVELLQLETDLRWAVERQELCIFYQPIICIKTGKITGFEALVRWQHPERGLISPTEFIPVAEETGLIIPIGQWVLTESCKQLRQWQLQFPAIKPLTLNVNLSGKQFSQPHLIEQISQILQDTGLSSSNLKLEITETAIIASPQKATSILKQLKAFGLQLCIDDFGTGYSSLAYLHNFPIDVLKIDRSFVNRIDSDTEQFAIVRAIVTLADNLGMSVVAEGVETINQLAQLQLLQCQQAQGYLFSKPLDQEQARNLLASGQSFLRI, encoded by the coding sequence GTGTACCAAAATCAGCAGACGCAAAATAATCTCACTGAAAAGTCGATTTTTTTAAATGAGGAATACCTCACTGGGTGCAACTATCCCAACAGAAATTCATTGCCAAAGGTGAAAGAATTAGATAATCAACCAAAAATAGACTGGCAGCAGATACTTTATTCGTTAACAGAACTTAGCCCATTCCCGATTGGGATTGTATGCCTGGAAAGCCAGCAAGTTCTCTTTAAAAACGAATTATTAGCGTCTTTTTTAGAAATTGAGCCAAGTCAAAGATTCGACAAAATCATCCCTAGTTTTTATGACCAGCCAACTTTATGGGCTAAATTAGTTAATAACCTTAAAAGTGGCAACCTCATCAAAAATTGTGCCGTGGAAGTGAAAAAAGCCAATGGTGATATTTTTAAGGCGGAAATTTCAGCTAAGGTTGTTAAGTACGAAGACAAACTAGCAGCACTATTCATATTTATGAATAGTACTGAGCATTTAAATGAGCATTTAAAAACCCAGCATGAGGATTTTTCATTAACAGCTGCTGTACAAGAGATAGCAGATCCCATTGACTTCACATACAGCCGATGCAATTTGGTAGATGTGAACCTTTCTATTGTAAGCACTACAAATAATCCGAACGTTCAATCAGTTGAAAAAATCTCACCCTTACAGGAGCCAGAAGTAGATTTACATCTAATGGAACGTGCGATTGCTGCTAGTAGTAATGGCATTATTTTGACAGATCCCAATCAACCAGATAATCCGATCATTTATGTCAACCCAGCCTTCGAATTGATTACAGGGTACTGTGCCAGTGAAGTCATTGGGCGTAACTGTCGTTTTTTGCAAGGAAACGACTTAGAGCAAGTAGCCCTCCAGGAATTACGTAGTGCCATTCAAGAACAAAGAGAATGCCATGTTATTTTACGGAATTACCGCAAGGATAATTTTCTGTTTTGGAATGAACTTTACTTAGCTCCTGTGTTTGACAATTCCGGTTATTTGACTAACTTTATTGGTATCCAGACTGATATTACTCACCATTTACAAGCCCTTGAAGCATTAGGAAAGCAAGAAGAACAGTATCGCCGCATTGTACAAACAGCAACTGAAGGAATTTGGTTACTCGATAAAGACAACTGCACTACCTTTGTCAACCAACAGATGGCAACAATGTTGGGCTACACCATTGAAGAGATGCTGGGTGCAACACTGTTCTCTTTTATGGATTCTGAAGGGTTGGAGATTGCTAATTCTTGCCTTTCACGACGTTATCAGGGTATTCAAGAAGCGCATGATTTTAAATTTCGCTGTCAGGACGGTTCTGACCTCTGGGCAATCATTTCTTGTGCCCCGTTATTAGACGACCAGGGAAATTATGCTGGGGCCTTGGGGATGGTTACTAACATCACTGACCGCAAACTAGCAGAAGCTGCACTGCAAGAAAGCAAACAACGTTTAGATGGAATTCTATGTTCTCTTGAAGACGTAATTTGGTCAATTTCTGCTGATACTTTTGAAACTCTTTATCTCAATCCTGCGGCTCTGAAAGTTTATGGTTATTCTGTATCAGAATTTTTTGAGAACTCTAATCTTTGGTTCGAAGTCATTCACCCAGAAGATCAGCAACAAGTTCATGCTGCCATTCAACCATTATTCTTAACTGAGAAGCAAGAATTAGAATACCGAATTGTTAGACCTGATGGGCAGGTACGCTGGCTATTAAACCGTAGCCATCTAATTTATAACGCTTCTGGTCTGCCGATTCGTATAGATGGGATTGCAACAGATATTACTGAACGTAAACTTCTTGAAGAAAAGTTAGTTCACAATGCTTTTTATGATGCTCTGACTGGACTACCCAATCGAATTTTATTTATAGACAGGCTAGAACAAGCAATTGCACAGATGAAACATAATCCAGATGATTTGTTTGCTGTGTTGTTCCTTGACCTTGACCGTTTCAAAGTCGTCAATGATAGTTTAGGGCACTTAGTTGGCGACCAATTATTGGTAACGCTTGCTCAACGTTTACAACAATGTTTGCAGCCTGACGATACTGTTGCTCGCTTAGGTGGAGACGAGTTTACCATTTTGCTCTCCCATATTCAAACTATTGAAGATGCCACCGACATCGCAAAACATATACATCAGGCATTAAAGCCGCCTTTTAACTTGTGCGGGTATGAAGTATTTATGACTGCTAGCATTGGCATCGCTTTAGGTACAAACAAATACGTTCAACCCGCAGATTTACTTCGAGATGCTGACACTGCCCTTTACCGCGCTAAAGAACAGAGTCAAGCTGGACATATAGTTTTCGATACCACTATGTACGATCGGGCAGTAGAGCTGTTGCAGTTAGAAACTGACTTGCGCTGGGCTGTTGAACGACAGGAGTTATGCATTTTCTACCAGCCAATTATTTGTATAAAAACAGGAAAAATTACAGGATTTGAAGCATTAGTTCGCTGGCAGCATCCAGAACGCGGACTTATTTCTCCAACCGAGTTTATTCCCGTAGCAGAAGAAACTGGACTGATTATCCCAATTGGTCAATGGGTATTAACTGAATCTTGTAAGCAATTGCGGCAGTGGCAACTACAATTTCCTGCCATCAAGCCCTTAACCCTCAATGTTAATCTTTCTGGTAAACAGTTTTCTCAACCTCATCTAATTGAACAAATCAGTCAAATTCTCCAAGATACTGGACTTAGCTCTAGCAACTTAAAGCTAGAAATCACTGAAACTGCAATTATCGCCTCTCCTCAAAAGGCTACCTCCATCCTTAAACAGCTTAAGGCTTTTGGATTGCAATTATGTATTGATGATTTTGGGACAGGTTATTCATCTCTGGCTTATTTGCATAATTTTCCGATTGATGTTCTCAAGATTGACCGCTCCTTTGTCAATCGCATTGATAGCGATACTGAACAATTCGCTATTGTTCGAGCTATTGTTACTTTAGCTGATAACTTAGGAATGAGTGTCGTTGCAGAAGGGGTAGAAACAATTAACCAATTAGCGCAACTTCAATTGCTGCAATGCCAACAAGCACAAGGATACTTATTTTCAAAGCCTTTGGATCAAGAACAGGCAAGAAATTTATTAGCTTCTGGACAATCCTTTTTGAGAATATAA